A genomic stretch from Streptomyces sp. QL37 includes:
- a CDS encoding citrate:proton symporter, which translates to MLTILGFAMIATFLVLIMMKKMSPIAALVLIPALFCVAVGQGAKLGDYVIEGVGTLAPTAAMLMFAIVYFGVMIDVGLFDPIVRGILRFCKADPMRIVIGTALLAAVVSLDGDGSTTFMITVSAMYPLYKRLKMSLVVMTGVAATANGVMNTLPWGGPTARAATALKVDAADIFVPMIPALAVGLLAVVLLACVLGRRERKRLGMLTLDEALVTEPETVLVGAGGGDRLTKAPKSTGGPGAADGIEGTEEDEEFKGLDPDRATLRPKLYWFNAGLTVALLAAMILELMPIPVLFLLGAALALTVNFPHMPDQRARIAAHADNVLNVSGMVFAAAVFTGVLTGTGMVEHMADWLVGAIPDGMGPHMAIVTGVLSLPLTYFMSNDGFYFGVLPVLAEAGAAHGVSPLEVARASIVGQPLHMSSPLVPAVYVLVGMAKVEFGDHTRFTVKWAVLTSLVVLGAGILFGII; encoded by the coding sequence ATGTTGACAATCCTCGGCTTCGCCATGATCGCGACCTTCCTGGTCCTGATCATGATGAAGAAGATGTCGCCGATCGCGGCGCTGGTCCTGATCCCCGCCCTGTTCTGCGTGGCCGTCGGACAGGGCGCGAAGCTCGGTGACTACGTCATCGAAGGGGTCGGCACCCTCGCGCCGACCGCGGCGATGCTGATGTTCGCCATCGTCTACTTCGGCGTCATGATCGACGTCGGCCTCTTCGACCCGATCGTCCGGGGCATCCTGCGCTTCTGCAAGGCCGACCCGATGCGGATCGTCATCGGGACGGCCCTGCTCGCCGCGGTCGTCTCGCTGGACGGCGACGGTTCCACCACCTTCATGATCACGGTCTCGGCGATGTACCCGCTCTACAAGCGGCTGAAGATGAGCCTCGTCGTGATGACCGGTGTCGCCGCCACCGCGAACGGGGTCATGAACACCCTGCCCTGGGGCGGCCCCACCGCCCGCGCGGCCACCGCGCTCAAGGTGGACGCGGCCGACATCTTCGTCCCGATGATCCCGGCTCTCGCCGTCGGTCTGCTCGCCGTCGTACTCCTCGCCTGTGTCCTGGGCCGCCGCGAGCGCAAGCGGCTCGGCATGCTCACCCTCGACGAGGCGCTCGTGACCGAGCCCGAGACCGTCCTCGTCGGCGCGGGCGGCGGCGACCGTCTCACGAAGGCCCCGAAGAGCACCGGCGGTCCGGGTGCGGCGGACGGCATCGAAGGGACGGAGGAGGACGAGGAGTTCAAGGGGCTCGACCCCGACCGGGCCACGCTCCGCCCGAAGCTCTACTGGTTCAACGCCGGTCTCACCGTCGCCCTGCTGGCCGCGATGATCCTGGAACTCATGCCGATCCCGGTGCTCTTCCTGCTCGGCGCGGCCCTCGCCCTCACCGTCAACTTCCCCCACATGCCCGACCAGCGGGCACGGATCGCCGCCCACGCCGACAACGTCCTCAACGTCTCCGGCATGGTCTTCGCCGCGGCGGTCTTCACCGGTGTGCTGACCGGCACCGGTATGGTCGAACACATGGCGGACTGGCTCGTCGGGGCGATCCCCGACGGCATGGGCCCGCACATGGCCATCGTCACCGGTGTCCTGAGCCTTCCCCTCACGTACTTCATGTCCAACGACGGCTTCTACTTCGGAGTCCTGCCCGTGCTCGCCGAGGCCGGCGCCGCCCATGGCGTCTCCCCCCTGGAGGTCGCCCGCGCCTCCATCGTGGGTCAGCCGCTGCACATGTCGTCCCCGCTCGTGCCGGCCGTCTACGTCCTGGTCGGCATGGCCAAGGTCGAGTTCGGCGACCACACCCGCTTCACCGTCAAGTGGGCCGTGCTCACCTCACTGGTGGTCCTCGGCGCCGGAATCCTCTTCGGAATCATCTGA
- a CDS encoding MFS transporter has translation MPPEPRPGRGWLLRLVIAFAFAQGAVSMARPAVSYRALSLGADERAIGVIAGVYALLPLFAAVPLGRRTDHGRCAPLLPVGVLLIGGGCALSGTAGSLPALAAWSGLMGLGHLCFVIGAQSLVARQSAPAEQDRNFGHFTIGASLGQLVGPIAAGYLISERDGVMARTSALALLVSAVVAAVSFTSLWRIEHRRSAGPPREAARKVPVGSILRTKGVPAGIFISLAVLCATDILTAYLPVVGEHRGIAPATVGLLLSLRAAATIACRLVMTPMLRTVGRAALLSTTCLLGGLLCAAVALPVPVWGLAVMLAVLGFCLGVGQPLSMTTVVQAAPAAARSTALALRLTGNRLGQVAAPASAGLIAGVAGTAAPFVMLGALLVGAAGLGLRSGAGAGAAGADPDPGPAPDVPAPRAGRPRAERDPA, from the coding sequence ATGCCTCCGGAACCGCGGCCCGGCAGGGGCTGGCTGCTGCGCCTCGTCATCGCCTTCGCCTTCGCGCAGGGGGCGGTGTCGATGGCGCGGCCCGCCGTCTCCTACCGGGCCCTCTCGCTGGGTGCCGACGAGCGCGCGATCGGCGTGATCGCCGGTGTGTACGCGCTCCTGCCGCTCTTCGCCGCCGTACCGCTCGGCCGGCGGACCGACCACGGGCGCTGCGCCCCGCTGCTGCCCGTCGGGGTCCTCCTGATCGGCGGCGGCTGCGCGCTCAGCGGCACCGCGGGCTCGCTCCCCGCGCTCGCCGCCTGGAGCGGGCTCATGGGCCTCGGCCACCTCTGCTTCGTGATCGGCGCACAGTCGCTCGTCGCCCGGCAGTCCGCCCCCGCCGAACAGGACCGCAATTTCGGCCACTTCACCATCGGCGCCTCCCTCGGCCAGCTCGTCGGGCCGATCGCCGCGGGCTACCTCATCTCCGAGCGGGACGGCGTGATGGCCCGTACGAGCGCACTCGCCCTGCTCGTCTCGGCGGTGGTCGCCGCGGTCTCCTTCACGTCCCTCTGGCGCATCGAGCACCGCAGGTCCGCCGGGCCGCCCCGGGAGGCTGCCCGGAAGGTGCCGGTGGGCAGCATCCTGCGCACCAAGGGGGTCCCGGCCGGCATCTTCATCAGCCTCGCCGTGCTCTGCGCCACCGACATCCTCACGGCCTACCTGCCGGTGGTCGGCGAGCACCGGGGCATCGCGCCCGCCACCGTCGGGCTGCTGCTCAGCCTCAGGGCCGCCGCGACCATCGCCTGCCGGCTCGTCATGACACCGATGCTGCGCACGGTCGGCAGGGCGGCGCTGCTCTCCACGACCTGCCTGCTCGGCGGCCTTCTCTGTGCCGCCGTCGCCCTGCCCGTCCCGGTGTGGGGCCTCGCCGTGATGCTCGCGGTGCTGGGCTTCTGCCTGGGCGTCGGCCAGCCCCTCTCGATGACCACCGTCGTCCAGGCGGCCCCCGCCGCCGCCCGCTCCACCGCGCTCGCCCTCAGGCTGACCGGCAACCGGCTCGGCCAGGTCGCGGCCCCCGCCTCGGCCGGGCTGATCGCCGGGGTCGCGGGCACCGCCGCACCGTTCGTGATGCTGGGCGCCCTGCTCGTCGGGGCGGCGGGGCTCGGGCTGCGGAGCGGCGCGGGAGCGGGGGCGGCGGGCGCGGATCCCGACCCCGGCCCGGCCCCCGACGTCCCGGCTCCCCGTGCCGGGCGCCCTCGCGCCGAGCGGGATCCGGCCTGA
- a CDS encoding aldehyde dehydrogenase family protein, with amino-acid sequence MKAHDGMYIGGEWRPASGQDTIAVVNPADEQVIGHVPAGTAEDVDAAVRAARAAFPGWAATPPPERAARIGALRDVLAARKDEIAETVTAELGSPLPMSQAVHAGVPVLVAGSYAELAASYSFEEKLGNSTVLLEPVGVVGAITPWNYPLHQIVAKVAPALAAGCTVVLKPAEDTPLTAQLFAEAVQEAGLPAGVFNLVTGIGAVAGQALAEHEDVDLVSFTGSTAVGKQIGATAGAAVKRVALELGGKSANVILPGADLAKAVNVGVANVMANTGQTCSAWTRMLVDSERYEEAVSLAATAVAKYVPGERVGPVVNAKQQARVRGYIEKGIEEGARLVAGGPEAPKDQGYYVSPTVFADVTPGMTIAQEEIFGPVLSILRYEDVDDALRIANDTVYGLAGAVWGADDEEAVAFARRMDTGQVDINGGRFNPLAPFGGYKQSGVGRELGPHGLSEYLQTKSLQF; translated from the coding sequence ATGAAGGCGCATGACGGGATGTACATCGGCGGGGAGTGGCGGCCCGCCTCGGGCCAGGACACGATCGCGGTCGTGAACCCGGCGGACGAGCAGGTCATCGGACACGTCCCGGCGGGCACCGCCGAGGACGTCGACGCCGCGGTACGCGCCGCGCGCGCCGCGTTCCCCGGCTGGGCGGCCACCCCGCCCCCCGAGCGCGCAGCGAGGATCGGCGCGCTGCGCGACGTGCTCGCCGCCCGCAAGGACGAGATCGCGGAGACCGTCACCGCCGAGCTCGGCTCGCCGCTGCCGATGTCCCAGGCGGTGCACGCGGGCGTACCGGTGCTGGTCGCCGGTTCGTACGCCGAACTCGCCGCCTCGTACTCCTTCGAGGAGAAGCTCGGCAACTCCACCGTCCTGCTGGAGCCCGTCGGCGTCGTCGGCGCGATCACGCCCTGGAACTACCCGCTCCACCAGATCGTCGCCAAGGTAGCCCCGGCGCTCGCCGCGGGCTGCACCGTCGTCCTGAAGCCCGCGGAGGACACCCCGCTCACCGCGCAGCTCTTCGCCGAGGCCGTCCAGGAGGCGGGCCTGCCGGCCGGCGTCTTCAACCTGGTCACCGGCATCGGGGCGGTCGCCGGACAGGCCCTCGCCGAGCACGAGGACGTCGACCTGGTCTCGTTCACCGGATCCACGGCCGTCGGCAAGCAGATCGGGGCCACCGCGGGAGCCGCCGTCAAGCGCGTCGCGCTGGAGCTCGGCGGCAAGTCCGCCAACGTGATCCTGCCCGGCGCCGACCTCGCCAAGGCGGTCAACGTCGGCGTGGCCAACGTGATGGCCAACACCGGCCAGACGTGCAGCGCCTGGACCCGGATGCTCGTCGACTCCGAGCGGTACGAGGAGGCCGTGAGCCTGGCCGCCACGGCCGTCGCCAAGTACGTACCCGGCGAGCGGGTCGGTCCCGTCGTCAACGCCAAGCAGCAGGCCCGGGTGCGGGGTTACATCGAGAAGGGCATCGAGGAGGGCGCCCGCCTCGTCGCGGGAGGCCCCGAGGCGCCCAAGGACCAGGGCTACTACGTCAGCCCCACGGTGTTCGCCGACGTCACACCCGGCATGACCATCGCGCAGGAGGAGATCTTCGGCCCCGTCCTCTCGATCCTGCGGTACGAGGACGTGGACGACGCCCTGCGGATCGCCAACGACACCGTGTACGGCCTGGCCGGAGCGGTCTGGGGCGCGGACGACGAGGAGGCCGTGGCCTTCGCCCGCCGCATGGACACCGGGCAGGTCGACATCAACGGCGGACGCTTCAACCCGCTCGCTCCCTTCGGCGGTTACAAGCAGTCGGGCGTGGGACGCGAGCTCGGCCCGCACGGCCTCTCCGAGTACCTCCAGACCAAGTCCCTCCAGTTCTGA
- a CDS encoding Zn-dependent alcohol dehydrogenase, with protein MVRAAVLPAVGAPLEITDIELPEPGPGQVSLSLAAAGVCHSDLSLSNGTMRLPVPAVLGHEGAGTVLAVGEGVTHVAAGDPVVLNWAPSCGACFHCGIGEVWLCADALKGAANIHARTADGTELHPGLNVAAFAQETVVAANCVLPAPDGIPLDDAALLGCAVLTGYGAVHHSARVREGESVVVFGIGGVGLAVLQAARIAGASKIIAVDVSPEKEELARRAGATDYVVASDTTPRAIRKLTGGQGADVAVECVGRPATIRGAWESTRRGGRTTVVGIGGKDQQVTFNALEIFHWGRSLTGCVYGNSDPARDLPVLAEHIRAGRFDLSMLVTERISLDGIPAAFDNMIAGKGGRALVVF; from the coding sequence GTGGTCCGCGCCGCTGTACTGCCCGCCGTCGGAGCTCCGCTGGAGATCACCGACATCGAACTCCCGGAGCCCGGCCCCGGCCAGGTGAGCCTCTCCCTCGCCGCCGCCGGTGTCTGCCACTCCGACCTGTCCCTGTCCAACGGCACCATGCGACTGCCCGTCCCCGCCGTGCTCGGCCACGAGGGCGCCGGAACGGTGCTCGCCGTCGGCGAGGGAGTCACCCACGTCGCCGCGGGTGACCCGGTGGTCCTCAACTGGGCGCCGTCCTGCGGAGCTTGCTTCCACTGCGGGATCGGCGAGGTCTGGCTCTGCGCCGACGCGCTGAAGGGCGCGGCCAACATCCACGCCCGGACGGCCGACGGCACCGAGCTCCACCCCGGCCTGAACGTCGCGGCCTTCGCCCAGGAGACCGTCGTCGCCGCCAACTGCGTGCTGCCCGCCCCGGACGGCATCCCGCTCGACGACGCGGCCCTGCTCGGCTGCGCGGTCCTCACCGGCTACGGGGCGGTCCACCACTCCGCCCGGGTGCGCGAGGGCGAGAGCGTCGTCGTCTTCGGGATCGGCGGGGTAGGCCTCGCGGTCCTCCAGGCCGCCCGTATCGCCGGAGCGTCGAAGATCATCGCCGTGGACGTGTCACCGGAGAAGGAGGAACTCGCCCGCCGGGCCGGTGCCACCGACTACGTCGTCGCCTCCGACACCACGCCGCGCGCCATCCGCAAGCTGACCGGCGGCCAGGGCGCGGACGTCGCCGTGGAGTGCGTGGGCCGGCCCGCCACGATCCGCGGAGCCTGGGAGTCGACCCGGCGCGGCGGCCGCACCACGGTCGTCGGCATCGGCGGCAAGGACCAGCAGGTGACCTTCAACGCCCTGGAGATCTTCCACTGGGGCCGCTCCCTCACCGGCTGCGTCTACGGGAACAGCGACCCGGCGCGCGACCTGCCGGTCCTCGCCGAACACATCCGCGCCGGACGGTTCGACCTCTCCATGCTGGTGACGGAGCGGATCTCGCTGGACGGCATCCCGGCGGCCTTCGACAACATGATCGCCGGCAAGGGCGGCCGGGCACTGGTCGTCTTCTAG
- a CDS encoding DMT family transporter produces the protein MTTTPTARPAAPAASGRDWRAPAAACTTVILWASAFVSIRSAGEAYSPGALALGRLLAGTLTLGAILLVRREGLPSRAAWPGVIGSGLLWFGLYMVVLNWGEQQVDAGTAAMVVNVGPILMALLGARLLGEGLPRRLLTGMAVSFAGAVVVGLSMSGHGGSSVLGVLLCLLAALSYAGGVVIQKPALRHGSPLQITTFGCLIGTVACLPFTGVLVSEAADAPLSATLNMVYLGVFPTALAFTTWAYALARTTAGRMGATTYAVPALVVLMSWLLLDEVPALLTVVGGLICLAGVAVSRTRGRAGRAGAAEPVAPADS, from the coding sequence ATGACGACGACACCGACCGCGCGCCCCGCCGCACCGGCCGCCTCCGGACGCGACTGGCGCGCCCCGGCCGCCGCCTGCACCACGGTCATCCTCTGGGCCTCCGCCTTCGTCTCCATCCGCAGCGCGGGCGAGGCGTACTCACCGGGGGCGCTGGCCCTGGGCCGGCTCCTCGCGGGCACGCTGACGCTCGGAGCGATCCTGCTGGTGCGCCGCGAGGGGCTGCCGTCCCGGGCCGCGTGGCCGGGCGTCATCGGCTCCGGACTGCTCTGGTTCGGCCTGTACATGGTGGTGCTCAACTGGGGTGAGCAGCAGGTCGACGCGGGCACGGCGGCGATGGTCGTCAACGTCGGACCGATCCTGATGGCCCTTCTCGGCGCCCGGCTGCTCGGGGAGGGGCTGCCGCGCCGGCTCCTGACCGGTATGGCGGTCTCGTTCGCGGGCGCCGTCGTCGTCGGCCTCTCCATGTCCGGCCACGGCGGCTCCTCCGTGCTCGGCGTACTCCTGTGCCTGCTGGCCGCGCTTTCGTACGCCGGCGGCGTGGTCATCCAGAAGCCCGCGCTGCGGCACGGGTCCCCGCTTCAGATCACCACGTTCGGCTGCCTGATCGGGACGGTGGCCTGCCTGCCGTTCACCGGCGTGCTGGTCTCCGAGGCGGCCGACGCTCCCCTGTCGGCCACGCTGAACATGGTCTATCTCGGGGTGTTCCCCACGGCGCTGGCCTTCACGACCTGGGCCTACGCGCTGGCCCGGACCACCGCGGGCCGGATGGGCGCGACGACGTACGCGGTGCCGGCCCTGGTGGTGCTGATGTCCTGGCTGCTGCTCGACGAGGTGCCCGCGCTGCTCACCGTCGTGGGCGGGCTGATCTGCCTGGCCGGGGTCGCGGTCTCGCGGACCCGCGGGCGGGCCGGCCGCGCGGGAGCGGCCGAGCCTGTGGCACCTGCGGATTCCTAG
- a CDS encoding winged helix-turn-helix domain-containing protein, with the protein MARTTPHDPAAPRLAALAALLADETRAAFCLALLDGRAWTAGELARGAGVAASTASEHLSKLVAGGLLAEERQGRHRYLRLADGRTAQLVEELAAHAAPAPATPPRTLREASLRHALARGRTCYDHLAGRLGVRITDAMTERGLLRQDTAFALTEEGLEWFGALGITLATTSRRPLARGCLDWTERRQHLAGTAGAALCRHVLDAGWCERVGTGRAVRATPAGLRALSAHLSVDPTTIDVG; encoded by the coding sequence ATGGCCCGTACGACACCCCACGATCCGGCAGCGCCACGGCTCGCCGCGCTGGCGGCCCTGCTCGCCGACGAGACCCGCGCCGCCTTCTGTCTGGCCCTGCTCGACGGCCGGGCCTGGACCGCGGGCGAGCTGGCCCGGGGCGCGGGCGTGGCCGCGTCGACGGCGAGTGAACACCTGTCCAAGCTGGTCGCGGGCGGACTGCTGGCCGAGGAGCGTCAGGGCCGCCACCGCTATCTGCGGCTCGCCGACGGGCGGACCGCACAGCTGGTCGAGGAGCTGGCCGCCCATGCCGCGCCCGCCCCCGCGACTCCCCCGCGCACGCTGCGCGAGGCGAGCCTCCGGCACGCGCTGGCCCGGGGGCGCACCTGTTACGACCATCTCGCCGGGCGGCTCGGTGTCCGTATCACCGACGCGATGACCGAGCGCGGACTCCTGCGGCAGGACACCGCATTCGCGCTGACCGAGGAAGGCCTGGAATGGTTCGGCGCACTCGGCATCACCCTCGCCACCACCTCTCGGAGGCCCCTGGCGCGAGGCTGTCTGGACTGGACCGAGCGGCGGCAGCACCTGGCGGGAACCGCGGGTGCCGCACTGTGCCGTCATGTGCTGGACGCCGGGTGGTGTGAGCGGGTCGGTACGGGACGCGCCGTCCGCGCCACCCCGGCGGGTCTCCGCGCCCTGTCGGCGCACCTGTCCGTCGATCCGACGACGATTGACGTCGGCTGA
- a CDS encoding TetR/AcrR family transcriptional regulator C-terminal domain-containing protein: protein MARPRKPLLSRDRIVEAASVLVDAEGLDAVSTRRLAAELGVSGPSLYNHFRNKDEILDAVADAVSAQVDLSMFEDDDPRDWPAALHDWAVSYRAALAAHPHIVPVLAQGPGRRPAGLRVADAVFGAMVRAGWPPAQATYIGALMRYFITGSALGSFARGFVDDETAYDPADYPHLGQAHLLADRRQQVDEGAFETGLRALLDGLALQYEQTAPGRTVRPAPNGA, encoded by the coding sequence ATGGCCCGACCGCGCAAGCCCCTCCTCTCCAGAGACCGCATCGTCGAGGCGGCGAGCGTGCTCGTCGACGCGGAAGGGCTGGACGCCGTCTCGACCCGGCGGCTCGCCGCGGAGCTGGGTGTGAGCGGGCCGTCGCTCTACAACCACTTCCGGAACAAGGACGAGATCCTCGACGCGGTCGCCGACGCCGTGTCCGCACAGGTCGACCTGTCGATGTTCGAGGACGACGACCCGCGCGACTGGCCCGCCGCTCTGCACGACTGGGCCGTCTCCTACCGCGCGGCGCTCGCCGCGCACCCGCACATCGTCCCGGTGCTCGCCCAGGGGCCCGGCCGCCGCCCGGCCGGTCTGCGGGTCGCGGACGCCGTCTTCGGGGCCATGGTCCGGGCCGGCTGGCCGCCCGCCCAGGCCACCTACATCGGCGCGCTGATGCGCTACTTCATCACCGGGTCGGCACTCGGCTCCTTCGCCCGCGGTTTCGTCGACGACGAGACGGCGTACGACCCCGCCGACTACCCGCACCTCGGCCAGGCCCATCTGCTGGCCGACCGCCGGCAGCAGGTCGACGAGGGCGCGTTCGAGACCGGGCTGCGCGCTCTGCTGGACGGCCTCGCTCTGCAGTACGAGCAGACGGCCCCCGGCCGCACGGTTCGGCCCGCGCCGAACGGTGCCTGA
- a CDS encoding acyl-CoA dehydrogenase family protein, whose amino-acid sequence MNLELSEEQDAVRQLAEDFVAREITPHVVEWDRAESVDKSIVKKLGALGFLGLTIPEEYGGSGGDHLAYCLVTEELGRGDSSVRGIVSVSLGLVAKTIASWGSEEQKQQWLPRLTAGEAVGCFGLTEPGTGSDAGNLTTRAVRDGDDYVVNGSKMFITNGTWADVVLLFARTNDTPGHRGVSAFLVPADAPGLTRRTVHGKLGLRGQATAELALEDVRVPASALLGPEGKGFSIAMSALAKGRMSVAAGCVGIAQAALDAAVRYAGEREQFGKSIASYQLVQELISDISVDVDAARMLTWRVADLIDRGQEFATAASTAKLFASEAAVRAANNALQVFGGYGYIDEYPVGKLVRDARVMTLYEGTSQIQKLIIGRALTGVSAF is encoded by the coding sequence ATGAACCTGGAGCTGAGCGAGGAGCAGGATGCCGTCCGGCAGCTCGCCGAGGACTTCGTCGCGCGGGAGATCACCCCGCATGTCGTCGAGTGGGACCGCGCCGAGAGTGTCGACAAGTCGATCGTGAAGAAGCTGGGCGCCCTCGGCTTCCTCGGACTGACGATCCCGGAGGAGTACGGCGGCTCGGGCGGCGACCACCTCGCCTACTGCCTGGTGACCGAGGAGCTCGGCCGTGGTGACTCCTCGGTGCGCGGCATCGTCTCCGTCTCGCTCGGCCTGGTCGCCAAGACGATCGCGTCCTGGGGCAGCGAGGAGCAGAAGCAGCAGTGGCTGCCGAGGCTCACCGCCGGCGAGGCCGTGGGCTGCTTCGGCCTGACGGAGCCGGGCACCGGCTCCGACGCCGGGAACCTGACGACCAGGGCCGTGCGTGACGGCGACGACTACGTCGTCAACGGCTCCAAGATGTTCATCACCAACGGCACCTGGGCCGACGTCGTCCTGCTGTTCGCCCGCACCAACGACACCCCCGGCCACCGGGGGGTCTCCGCCTTCCTGGTGCCGGCGGACGCCCCCGGTCTGACCAGGCGCACCGTCCACGGCAAGCTCGGGCTGCGCGGCCAGGCCACGGCCGAACTCGCGCTGGAGGACGTCCGGGTCCCCGCCTCCGCGCTCCTGGGCCCTGAGGGCAAGGGCTTCTCCATCGCCATGTCCGCCCTGGCCAAGGGCCGGATGTCGGTCGCGGCCGGCTGCGTCGGCATCGCACAGGCCGCCCTGGACGCCGCCGTGCGCTACGCGGGCGAGCGTGAGCAGTTCGGCAAGTCCATCGCGAGCTACCAGCTCGTCCAGGAGCTCATCAGCGACATCTCCGTGGACGTCGACGCCGCCCGCATGCTGACCTGGCGGGTCGCCGATCTCATCGACCGCGGCCAGGAGTTCGCCACCGCGGCGTCCACGGCGAAGCTCTTCGCCTCCGAGGCCGCGGTCCGTGCGGCGAACAACGCGCTGCAGGTGTTCGGCGGTTACGGCTACATCGACGAGTACCCGGTCGGCAAACTCGTCAGGGACGCCCGCGTGATGACGCTGTACGAGGGCACCAGCCAGATCCAGAAGCTGATCATCGGCCGGGCGCTGACGGGGGTGTCCGCCTTCTAG
- a CDS encoding VOC family protein, which yields MVSVLQNVAIDCADAYELARFWSEVTGCPPDPESGPGDRETQVLLPEGPVLYFNQVPEPKTVKNRIHLCLRPESSREEEVERLLGLGATLVADRRESGGAGWAVLADPEGNEFCVLRGESDRAAKSF from the coding sequence ATGGTCTCAGTACTGCAGAACGTGGCGATCGACTGTGCGGACGCCTATGAACTGGCCCGCTTCTGGAGCGAGGTGACCGGGTGCCCTCCGGACCCGGAGAGCGGGCCGGGTGATCGCGAGACCCAGGTGCTGCTGCCGGAGGGCCCGGTGCTGTACTTCAACCAGGTGCCGGAACCGAAGACGGTCAAGAACCGGATCCATCTGTGCCTGCGCCCCGAGAGCTCGCGCGAGGAAGAGGTCGAGCGCCTGCTCGGCCTCGGGGCCACCCTGGTCGCCGACCGCCGGGAATCCGGCGGCGCGGGCTGGGCCGTCCTCGCGGACCCCGAGGGCAACGAGTTCTGTGTACTGCGCGGTGAGTCCGACCGCGCCGCGAAGTCTTTCTGA
- a CDS encoding YiaA/YiaB family inner membrane protein translates to MSETTSVKQQSTAAFYGQAVLSFGVAMGAVALGIFFLDADAWVRAFLAIGVLYLVTSCFTLAKVIRDRQEAGQIVSRVDQARLEKILAEHDPFQKL, encoded by the coding sequence ATGAGTGAGACAACATCGGTCAAGCAGCAGAGCACCGCCGCCTTCTACGGGCAGGCCGTCCTCTCCTTCGGCGTGGCCATGGGAGCCGTGGCCCTCGGCATCTTCTTCCTCGACGCCGACGCCTGGGTGCGGGCCTTCCTCGCCATCGGCGTCCTCTATCTCGTCACCTCGTGCTTCACCCTCGCCAAGGTCATCAGGGACCGGCAGGAGGCGGGGCAGATCGTCAGCCGGGTCGACCAGGCCAGGCTGGAGAAGATCCTCGCCGAGCACGACCCCTTCCAGAAGCTCTGA
- a CDS encoding TetR/AcrR family transcriptional regulator: MSTAEETDGENTPWSEVTPEAARRLLVAAVEAFAERGYHATTTRDIAGRAGMSPAALYIHYKTKEELLHRISRIGHDRALLLLETAAGKDGTAAERLAEAVRSFVSWHAERHTTARVVQYELEALGEEHRTEIVALRRQTDAVVRRIIGEGVRAGEFDVPDVPGTTLAVLSLCIDVARWFNAQGSRTPEEVGTLYADLVLRMVGAQK; this comes from the coding sequence ATGAGCACGGCGGAGGAGACCGACGGCGAGAACACGCCGTGGAGCGAGGTGACGCCCGAAGCGGCCCGGCGACTGCTCGTCGCCGCCGTCGAGGCCTTCGCGGAGCGTGGCTACCACGCCACCACGACCCGTGACATCGCCGGCCGCGCGGGGATGAGCCCGGCCGCGCTCTACATCCACTACAAGACCAAGGAAGAGCTGCTCCACCGGATCAGCAGGATCGGCCACGACCGGGCCCTGCTCCTCCTGGAGACGGCGGCCGGCAAGGACGGCACGGCGGCCGAGCGGCTCGCCGAGGCGGTCCGGTCCTTCGTCAGCTGGCACGCGGAGCGGCACACCACGGCCAGGGTCGTGCAGTACGAGCTGGAGGCCCTCGGCGAGGAGCACCGTACCGAGATCGTCGCCCTGCGCAGGCAGACCGACGCCGTGGTGCGCCGGATCATCGGCGAGGGTGTCAGGGCGGGTGAGTTCGACGTACCGGACGTCCCCGGCACCACGCTCGCCGTGCTGTCCCTCTGCATCGACGTGGCGCGCTGGTTCAACGCGCAGGGCAGCCGGACGCCCGAGGAGGTCGGCACCCTCTACGCGGACCTCGTCCTGCGCATGGTGGGCGCCCAGAAGTGA
- a CDS encoding MaoC family dehydratase, whose translation MAEPKIFTSAQELRDGVGQELGHSDWLEIEQKRIDQFAEATGDHQWIHVDPERAAAGPFGTTIAHGYLTLSLLPVLVPQILRVEGAKMGINYGTNKVRFPSTVPVGSRLRATAVLKNVEEAGGGVQVTALVTVEREGGDKPACVAESVSRYYF comes from the coding sequence ATGGCAGAGCCGAAGATCTTCACGTCCGCACAGGAGCTGCGGGACGGGGTGGGCCAGGAGCTCGGGCACAGCGATTGGCTGGAGATCGAGCAGAAGAGGATCGACCAGTTCGCCGAGGCCACGGGCGACCACCAGTGGATCCACGTGGACCCGGAACGCGCCGCGGCCGGGCCCTTCGGCACGACGATCGCGCACGGCTATCTGACGCTGTCGCTGCTGCCGGTGCTCGTCCCGCAGATCCTGCGGGTCGAGGGCGCGAAGATGGGCATCAACTACGGGACCAACAAGGTCCGCTTCCCCTCGACCGTCCCGGTGGGCTCGCGGCTGCGTGCCACGGCCGTGCTCAAGAACGTCGAGGAGGCGGGCGGCGGCGTGCAGGTGACCGCCCTCGTCACCGTCGAGCGCGAGGGCGGCGACAAGCCGGCCTGCGTCGCGGAATCCGTCTCGCGCTACTACTTCTGA